The Deltaproteobacteria bacterium HGW-Deltaproteobacteria-18 nucleotide sequence CGACCACGGCTGCGATGAAGGCTTTCCAGCCGATCATTGCACCCATGTAGGGGTCCAGGATGGGATAGGAGAGGGCGAAAAGCAGACCCGCCAATCCGGCGAAAGAGGAACCGAGAATGAAGGTGAAGACGATGACCGTATCGATGGGGATGCCCATGAGCGGTACCGCGAACTTGTCGTAGGAGATGGCGCGCATGGCCATGCCGATCTTGGTCTTGGTGACGATGAACTGCAGAAAGATAAAGACCAGGATTGCGGAGAACACGACCCCTATTTTCAGGTTTGTCATGCTCAGGTCGCCGACGGTGTAGACGACCTTGTCCACGAGTTCGGGAAAGCTCTTGCGACTGGCGCCAAGCAGCGCGAGGTTGCCGTTTTCAAGGACCAGGCCGCACATGAGTGCGGTGATGACGACATACAGGCGGTGCGCGCCCTTGCGGCGCAGCGGCCGATAGGCGATGCGCTCCAGCGATACGCCCACGAGGGCGGTGAGGATCATGGTCAAGGGAATGACCATGGCCAAAACCATCCAGCCCGGGAGCGAGACCGCCATGCCCAGGATGGCCGTGGCGATGAAGAACGCGATGTACGCGCCAACCATGAAAATGTCGCCGTGCGCGAAATTGATCAAACGCAACACGCCGTACACCAGCGTATAGCCAAGCGCGATCAGGGAGTAGAAGCTGCCCCACTGAAACGCGTTGAAGAGGTTCTGGATAATACTTGCGAGCACGAGTTTTCCCCTATGAGTCCAGTGTCCCGGTGACTTCTGTTGACAATGAAAGGCCCGGTAAGGCTTTGAAACAAAAAAAGCGCGCGGAGTTCAAACCCCGCGCACTTTGATCAATCTGTTACGGGCAGACGGATTTGGTGAACACGAATTCGCCCTGATCGCTGATCTTGACGACCACCGCGCATTTGATGGGGTCGCCTTCAGCGTCGAACTTCATGTTGCCGGTGATGCCCGGGAACTCGGGGATGGCAGCCATGGCGTCGCGAACGGCCTTGCGGTCGGCGCGGGTCTTGCCGGTCAGTCCGCCGGTGTTCTGGATGGCCTTGAGGACCAGGTTGGTGGCATCCCAGGTCAGCGCGGCTACGTCGGCGGGCTCATAGCCGTATTTTTCCTTGTAGCGGTCGATGAAGACCTTGGTCTCGCCGGTGGCGCCAGCGGCCGCGTAGTGGGTCGAGAAGTACTGGCCCTTGCAGTTGTCGCCGCACAGCGCCATCAGCTCGGAGTTGCCCCAGGCGTCGGCGCCCATGAAGGGGTTCTTCCAGCCGAGGTCGTGGGCCTGTTTGATGATCAGCGCGACTTCGTTGTAGTTGTTGGGCAGGAAGATGAAATCGGGCTTGGCGGCCAGGATGGTGGTCAGCTGGGCGCTGAAGTCCTGATCCTTGGAGGAGTAGGATTCGAAGCCCACGACTGCGCCAGCGCCGTTCTTGGCGTTGAAGTCGTCACGGAAAATTTCGGCCAGGCCCTTGGAATAGTCGTTGTCGAGGGCGTAGAGGACTGCGGCCTTCTTGGCGCCGAACTGCTCCATGGCGAAGTCCACGGCCACGGGACCCTGGAAGGGGTCAAGGAAGGCGGCGCGGAAAACCCAGGGGCGGTCCTTGGTGGTGTCGGGGTTGGTGGACCAGGGCGAGATCATCGGGGTCTGGTTGTCGTCGCAGACCTGGCCGGCTGGGACAGCCTGCTTGCTGGAGTTGGGGCCGACGATGGCCAGCACGCTGTCGCGCTCGATGAGCTTGAGGGCGGCGGAGACGGCGGATTCAGCCTTGGATTCGTTGTCTTCGTAAATGAATTCGAGCTGGTACTTCGTGCCACCGACATCAAGGCCGCCTGCGGCGTTGATGTCTTCCTTGAGCATTTCGGCGGCAAACTTTGATTCTTCACCCACTTTCGGGATGTCGCCGGTCAGCGGGATGTTGAAGCCAATTTTGAGGGTCTCGGCTCCAGCGGCCGCGGCAAAGAGGAGCACGCATGCCAGGGCAAGTAAAACACGGGCGGATTTCTTCACAAACAACCTCCATGAAGTAAGTGTTACAAAGTGATGGTTTTTCTAATGGAAAAAACCAAAAAAAGAAAGTTATTTTAGGAGCGTGCACGCTTTTTGACAAAATTGGGGGCTCCGCTAAAGAACTCCGTGATTCAGGACCTTTAGGCCTGAATTGATTGTGCAATCATTATGCCTGAACTGCACGGGGCTTGAAAACCGTCCATGGGAGGGCGCCAGGGTTTGACAATCCGGAAAGATTGGTATTTTTGAAAAAAGGGTGATGGATACTTTAGCGATGATGCGATGTCGAAATTGTCAAAATAAAGAGAACTCCTGCGCGATATGTTGACAGATTTGTAGAATTTAATGGGCCTGATGCGAGGAAGAAAACCTTGCCAAAGGGCAGGGGGGGACTTAGAAACCATGGGCCTGTTCAACGAGCACGGGAGGTTTCCATGACGGAGCGGGTGCACAAGATCATTACGGACCATGCGCATGAAGGCGCCGAGCTGCGCAAGACCTTTTTCGCCAACAACGCCGCGCAGGTGGCCGAAGTGGCGCGGGCCATGGCGCTGAGCCTTACGGCCGGCGGAAAGATTCTTTTCTGCGGAAATGGCGGCAGCGCCGCCGATGCGCAGCATTTCGCGGCCGAACTGGTCAACCGCTTCATGATGGAGCGGCCTCCGTTGCCGGCCATCGCGCTGACCACGGATACTTCGGCCCTGACCGCCATCGGCAACGACTATTCGTTTGACCAGATTTTCAGCAAGCAGGTCCAGGCCCTGGGGCGTCCCGGGGATGTGCTGATCGGCATCTCCACTTCGGGCCGCAGCGCCAATGTCAATGAGGCGCTGCGCGTTGGCCTGGAGAACGGGCTGGTCACGGTGGGCCTTGGCGGAGGCGGGGGCGGAGCCATGCTCGCCCACTGCCATCACGCCCTCATCGTGCCGGACACGCGGACGCCGCTGGTTCAGGAAATTCATGGGGCCATCGGCCATCTTTTGTGCGGCCTGGTGGACTATTATCTGTTTGAAGCGGTTGCCGAGCTCGAGCCTTTTCTGGGCTCTGAACAACCATAAGGAGGAAGCATGCCCATCTTCGAATATGTCTGCAATTCCTGCCACAAGGAATTCGAGGAAATCGTTCTCGGCGGGGAGCAACCCGTCTGTCCGGCCTGCGGCGCCGCGGATACGACCAAGCTCATTTCGCGTGGCGTGTTCCGGACCGGAGGCCCCATCGTCATGGGCTCTCCCTCTGCCAACGCCATCACCACCAGAGGCAAGAGCGGTTGCGGTACCTGTTCCGGCGGCAATTGTTCCAGCTGCGGCTAAAATCTAAGGATCCACTCTTGATGAACACCATTCGTATCGCTACCCGGGGCAGCAAGCTGGCCTTGTGGCAGGCGCATCACATTTCCGGCCTGCTTCGCGCCCAGTATCCGGGCATGACCGTCGAACTCAACATAATCAAGACCAAGGGCGACAAGATTCTGGATGTGCCCCTGGCCAAGATCGGCGGCAAGGGCCTTTTCGTGAAGGAAATCGAGGAAGCCCTCCTGGCCGGCGAGGCCGACATTGCAGTGCATTCCATGAAGGACGTGCCCGCCCAGCTGCCCGAGGGCCTCAAGCTCGGCATCATCCCGCAGCGCGAGGTTCCTACGGACTCTTTTCTGAGCGTCAACTACCCGGACATCGCGTCGCTTCCGGCCGGCGCCAGGGTCGGGACCAGCAGCCTGCGTCGTCAGACCCAGCTCATGGGCCTGCGCCGGGACCTGTGCATTCTCTCCCTGCGCGGCAATCTTGACACGCGGGTGGGCAAGCTCATGGCCGGCGAATTCGATGCCATCATCGTGGCCACGGCGGGCATGAACCGTCTTGAACTCTCAGCCCCGCACATGCAGGAGCTGGCACCGCCCATGTTTTATCCGGCAGTGGCCCAGGGTGCGCTTGGCATCGAATACTGCGCCGACCGTCCGGAACTGGACGAGCTCCTGGCCTTTCTGGACCATGCGCCTTCCAAGGTCTGCGTGGAGGCGGAGCGGTCCTTTCTGTTCGGCCTGGACGGAGGCTGCCAGGTGCCCATCGCCGGCTATGCGACCCTAAGCGGCTCGGAGATCACCCTCACGGGCCTGGTGGCCGACCTCTGCGGTGAGCGGGTCATCCGCCGGCAGGCCACGGCTCAGTCCCACGCGGCAGTGGAGCTTGGCGCAAACGTGGCCAAGGCCGTGCTGGCCGATGGCGGCAAGGATATTCTGGACGAGGTCTACCGGAGCGGCGCAGCGGTCTGAGGCTGATCCTGATTCGGATGCAATGCAAAAGGGCAGGCGGTTATTCCGTCCGCCCTTTTGACATTTCGGCCTGAGCCACTGCGGGACGGTGCTATTCTCCGCTGTGTACGCCCGCCGCTGAGAACGTGGCCATGTCGTTGTAGAGATTGGCCGCGCTGCGCAGGATGAAGATGGCCATGGCCGCGCCGGTGCCTTCGCCAAGGCGCATGTTCAGGTGCAGGAGCGGGCTTGCATCCAGACCCCTCATGACGGCGGCGAACCCGGGTTCCGCCGAGGCGTGGGAAAAGAATGCGTATTCGGCCACCAGCGGGCAGATGGCCCGGGCTGCGACATAGGCGCTGGAAGAGATGAAGCCGTCGATGACCAGAGGCTTGCCAAGGCTCGCTCCGCCCAGGATCATGCCGGCCAGGGTCGCTATTTCGAATCCGCCGAGGCAGGCCAGGATATCGATGGGATCGGCCTTGTCGATGGTGGGGGCATGCAGGGCCAGGGCTTTTTCGATGACCGTGATCTTGTGGCGCACCCCTTCGGCTCCAAGTCCCGTGCCAGGGCCGGTAATGTCGGCCGGGGCAAGGCCCAGATAGGCGCAGAAGAGGGCCGTGGCCGGGGTCGTGTTGGCGATGCCCATCTCCCCGGTGCCCAGAGTCACGATTCCGTCCCTGTGCGCCGCCTTGGCCAGTTCGATCCCGTTTTCAAGGGCTTTCAGGCAGTCTTCGCGGGTCATGGCTGCCTCTGTGCTCAGATCCTTGGTGCCGGGCGCGACCTTGCACTGGACAAGGGCCGGATGATCGGGAAACCTGTCGCCCAAGCAGCCGGCGTCCACGACTTTGAGGTCCACTCCCGCTGTGCGGGTAAGGACGTTGATGGCCGCGCCGTTCATGACAAAATTGGCAACCATCTGCCGCGTCACTTCCTGTGGGAAGAGGCTCACGCCCTGGAGCGCCACCCCGTGATCCCCGGCGCATGTGTAAATGCGGGCCGGGTCGACCTTGGGCGCTTCTCCGCCGGCTATGGCCACCAGCCGGCAGGCGACCTGTTCCAGGACGCCGAGGCTGCCTTTGGGTTTTGTCTGGGAATCCAGGTGCGTCTGGGCCTTTTGGAAGTACGCGCGGTCAAGGGTGCGGATCTGGTCGATGGTGGACTGGAGCATGAGTATGAAGCCTCCGGAATTTCACGTTATTTTGATGCGTATTGTCGCGTTCAAAGGGCTACAGGATGGAGAAAACGATGACAAGAGCCGATTTGAAGGACCATGGGCCAATTTTGGTCAGTGCCTGTCTGCTTGGGATTTATTGCCGCTATGACGGGCGCTGCGACACGGACGAGAGAGTCATGGCCCTGTCAAAAGACCATGTCCTGGTCCCTGTCTGTCCGGAACAACTGGGCGGCTTGCCCACGCCGCGTTCGGCAGTGGAACTGCTCGAAGGCCGGGCCGTGACCCGGGACGGTGCTGACTTGACCGAGGCCTTTGAACGCGGGGTCCGGCAGGTCGAACTCGTGGCCCGGCTGACCGGGGCCCGGGCGGCAGTGCTGCAGCCGCGCTCGCCGAGCTGCGGGCGGGGAATCATCTACGATGGCACGTTCTCCGGCCGACGTATAGAGGGTGACGGCGCTCTGGCAGGGGCTCTCAGGGAGCAGGGGTTTTTGCTGCTTGTGCCGGACGAACTTGACTGACCGGGGCTCTTTTCTTTTTTCGTGGATGAGTTAACAGTTAAGTTGATTCATCGGGATGAACGGAGGGGCAATGACAAACAAGGCAGACAGACGAGAATTTACTCGCATGCGAAAAGAGGTCAGGGTTCGCTATAGCCAGCTGGGCAGCGAAGAATACAGCGATGCGCGACTCGTGGACGTGAGCGAGGGGGGGCTTTGCATGGAGGCCAGCAAGCCGCTCAGGACCGGCACTGAGATTTATGTCCAGCTTCTGAACATCAATCCGGAAACTTCTGGACTGGCCGCGCACAGGACATCCCACGGCAGGGTTCGCTGGACCAAGGATTTGGGATGTATGGAACAAGCCCGTTTCGGGATCGGGGTGCAGTATACGCATCCTGTGTGTCACTGATGAACACA carries:
- a CDS encoding hydroxymethylbilane synthase yields the protein MNTIRIATRGSKLALWQAHHISGLLRAQYPGMTVELNIIKTKGDKILDVPLAKIGGKGLFVKEIEEALLAGEADIAVHSMKDVPAQLPEGLKLGIIPQREVPTDSFLSVNYPDIASLPAGARVGTSSLRRQTQLMGLRRDLCILSLRGNLDTRVGKLMAGEFDAIIVATAGMNRLELSAPHMQELAPPMFYPAVAQGALGIEYCADRPELDELLAFLDHAPSKVCVEAERSFLFGLDGGCQVPIAGYATLSGSEITLTGLVADLCGERVIRRQATAQSHAAVELGANVAKAVLADGGKDILDEVYRSGAAV
- a CDS encoding FmdB family transcriptional regulator gives rise to the protein MPIFEYVCNSCHKEFEEIVLGGEQPVCPACGAADTTKLISRGVFRTGGPIVMGSPSANAITTRGKSGCGTCSGGNCSSCG
- a CDS encoding DUF523 domain-containing protein — protein: MTRADLKDHGPILVSACLLGIYCRYDGRCDTDERVMALSKDHVLVPVCPEQLGGLPTPRSAVELLEGRAVTRDGADLTEAFERGVRQVELVARLTGARAAVLQPRSPSCGRGIIYDGTFSGRRIEGDGALAGALREQGFLLLVPDELD
- a CDS encoding branched-chain amino acid ABC transporter permease, producing MLASIIQNLFNAFQWGSFYSLIALGYTLVYGVLRLINFAHGDIFMVGAYIAFFIATAILGMAVSLPGWMVLAMVIPLTMILTALVGVSLERIAYRPLRRKGAHRLYVVITALMCGLVLENGNLALLGASRKSFPELVDKVVYTVGDLSMTNLKIGVVFSAILVFIFLQFIVTKTKIGMAMRAISYDKFAVPLMGIPIDTVIVFTFILGSSFAGLAGLLFALSYPILDPYMGAMIGWKAFIAAVVGGIGDIRGAFLGGFLLGFVEILVVAVFPSTYRDLIAFAILMTILCIKPTGMFGVAGTTKI
- a CDS encoding phosphoheptose isomerase; this encodes MTERVHKIITDHAHEGAELRKTFFANNAAQVAEVARAMALSLTAGGKILFCGNGGSAADAQHFAAELVNRFMMERPPLPAIALTTDTSALTAIGNDYSFDQIFSKQVQALGRPGDVLIGISTSGRSANVNEALRVGLENGLVTVGLGGGGGGAMLAHCHHALIVPDTRTPLVQEIHGAIGHLLCGLVDYYLFEAVAELEPFLGSEQP
- the cobT gene encoding nicotinate-nucleotide--dimethylbenzimidazole phosphoribosyltransferase, with translation MLQSTIDQIRTLDRAYFQKAQTHLDSQTKPKGSLGVLEQVACRLVAIAGGEAPKVDPARIYTCAGDHGVALQGVSLFPQEVTRQMVANFVMNGAAINVLTRTAGVDLKVVDAGCLGDRFPDHPALVQCKVAPGTKDLSTEAAMTREDCLKALENGIELAKAAHRDGIVTLGTGEMGIANTTPATALFCAYLGLAPADITGPGTGLGAEGVRHKITVIEKALALHAPTIDKADPIDILACLGGFEIATLAGMILGGASLGKPLVIDGFISSSAYVAARAICPLVAEYAFFSHASAEPGFAAVMRGLDASPLLHLNMRLGEGTGAAMAIFILRSAANLYNDMATFSAAGVHSGE
- a CDS encoding branched-chain amino acid ABC transporter substrate-binding protein; the protein is MKKSARVLLALACVLLFAAAAGAETLKIGFNIPLTGDIPKVGEESKFAAEMLKEDINAAGGLDVGGTKYQLEFIYEDNESKAESAVSAALKLIERDSVLAIVGPNSSKQAVPAGQVCDDNQTPMISPWSTNPDTTKDRPWVFRAAFLDPFQGPVAVDFAMEQFGAKKAAVLYALDNDYSKGLAEIFRDDFNAKNGAGAVVGFESYSSKDQDFSAQLTTILAAKPDFIFLPNNYNEVALIIKQAHDLGWKNPFMGADAWGNSELMALCGDNCKGQYFSTHYAAAGATGETKVFIDRYKEKYGYEPADVAALTWDATNLVLKAIQNTGGLTGKTRADRKAVRDAMAAIPEFPGITGNMKFDAEGDPIKCAVVVKISDQGEFVFTKSVCP